The Sinomicrobium kalidii genome contains a region encoding:
- a CDS encoding SMI1/KNR4 family protein, with protein MKRLATEIRKAIIAAYDIPDQEDVVYTSRDQSFSMLIYYPVKGENNELLIITAGLVDHLKGNTENRGELILIVDTTNETVIKESVDFVKVFGTYLIKRSAAIHNAAIFNDIPSYANMSSVFVYRDTIYNGIAIGEGDIFINYYNVIPLYDNETLELKLIPDKVKPSLIEELWQKHLIKTDRSPHKIIPLAIDSIWNAIVEWHKKHNTFLSKELNRKKSEYLANNKINELRIPEDLKYFTSKLTTNLSVSDYQLLTRNQIYDNWKMMEDLWKTGKIQSWDSYWIPFAEDSGGNFILIDGTTKEQKIIYLENEGPYHTNISGFFDWLFCYKNDLYSNKYEIDDEGFLYHK; from the coding sequence ATGAAACGTTTAGCAACAGAAATAAGAAAAGCCATTATTGCAGCATATGATATTCCTGATCAGGAAGATGTTGTTTATACGAGTCGGGATCAATCTTTTTCAATGCTGATATATTATCCTGTCAAAGGTGAAAATAATGAATTGCTTATTATTACCGCAGGCCTGGTAGATCATTTGAAAGGTAACACAGAAAATCGGGGTGAATTGATCCTTATTGTAGATACTACTAACGAAACGGTTATAAAAGAATCTGTCGATTTCGTAAAAGTATTTGGTACCTATTTGATAAAAAGATCGGCAGCTATACACAACGCTGCAATTTTTAACGATATCCCTTCTTATGCCAACATGTCCTCGGTTTTTGTTTACCGGGATACCATTTATAATGGAATTGCGATTGGTGAAGGAGATATTTTCATTAACTATTACAATGTAATACCATTATACGATAACGAAACCCTGGAACTCAAACTTATTCCTGATAAGGTAAAACCTTCACTGATTGAAGAACTATGGCAAAAGCATCTCATAAAAACAGATCGCTCACCTCATAAGATAATACCTCTTGCTATTGATTCCATATGGAATGCAATTGTAGAATGGCATAAAAAACATAATACATTCCTGTCAAAAGAACTTAACAGAAAAAAAAGTGAGTATTTGGCAAACAACAAAATAAACGAACTTCGAATACCAGAAGATCTGAAGTATTTTACCTCAAAGCTAACCACAAATCTTTCCGTAAGTGACTATCAACTGTTAACCCGGAATCAAATTTATGATAACTGGAAAATGATGGAAGACCTATGGAAAACAGGAAAAATACAATCATGGGACTCCTATTGGATACCTTTTGCAGAAGACAGCGGCGGGAATTTTATTTTAATTGATGGCACAACCAAAGAGCAAAAGATTATTTATCTGGAAAATGAGGGGCCGTATCATACTAATATTTCCGGTTTTTTTGATTGGCTATTTTGCTACAAAAATGATCTGTACTCAAATAAGTATGAAATTGACGATGAAGGTTTTTTATACCATAAATAA